Genomic DNA from Oncorhynchus clarkii lewisi isolate Uvic-CL-2024 chromosome 5, UVic_Ocla_1.0, whole genome shotgun sequence:
TTCTCTGCCGCCCCCAGCCCATCTCAGAGTAGTCTGACCAGACCCAGTCCCCACTCCTCCGGTAGGAGCACCCCGGCCTCTAGCACCGGAATGGCTACTCTGCCTCCCAGCCAGTTGCAGACTGTGAGAGAGCAGATGGCCACTGCCCTGAGGCAActgaaggagatggaggagagagtgaagggtgTCCCAGTGCTGGAAAGAGAGGTGGCCAAGCTACGGGCTGAGAAAGACCTGCTCCTACTGGCACTGCAGGAGAAGAAAACCTTGGCGGCCCAACAACAGGCTGCAACAGTAGTGAGCAGTACTACCACCACAACGGTGGACACAGGCACACAGAGTCAGGAAAGTCCTCCATTTTCCCCCAAGAGTCCCAGAAGTCCCAAGAGTCCAAGCAAAATAGGGAACCTCAGAAAGCTGACTGAGAAGTTTGAAGGCAAGACTGGGAAAGATGGAGCACGTTCTGAGAAGGTTGTGGAGAAGAGGTCTGTGGCCGTCGGGGACGACATGTTGCTGGACGCTGGGGTCTTCTACTACAGCCAAGGTGCCAAGGATGCCTCAGAGGGCACGCCTCAGGTGGACGTCTGCGAGAAAGGTGTGGCCACGGAGGCACCGGCCTTCCGTGAGGAGTGGGTTCAGGCTGGGGTGGAGACAGAGGAGGCCTCGGTTTGGGTGATGGAATCCCAGCTGGGGCTGAGCAGTGAGGTCCAGAGGGAGATTGACACCCTACAGGACACCATCAAGTTCCAGCAGGAGTCCATCTTGGCTCTGGAGGGGCGAGTCGGCCAGGCTGACGAGGACCTGGCGGTGCTCAAAGCccaggaggatgagaggaaaTCCAAAGCAACGTCCGAGAAGGCGGTCCTTGCCAAaccagactcagcccatgcccaagTGGGGACCGAAGCCTCTACAACATCCACGCCAGCTTCACAGCATGTCGCAGTCTCCTGTTGTCCTGAGGTGGTTGACGCTTGTGTAGGTGAGGATTTGAGAGCCGTACATTACGACCAGAGCACTCAGACTGACTCTGTGGAGAGCCCTGCAGAAGAAGAATCAACCCCAGTAGCACTGGTCAGCACTGGGAGTCAATGGGAGAATCTGTACGAGGATGAGACTATAGAGCAGAAAGCTCCAGTCACTGTGCTGAAAAAGAGACAGATGACCATTGCAGAGTACAAGGTCACCCCTGAGGAGACGGTCCGTTTAGacgaagggaagggagggaaagaggaggaaacGGTGCCCAGGACACACACAACTCCAACAATGGTGGAAAGTGAGTGCCAAGTGTATTTATTCTTATACAATAGCTCTTCATATAGAAGATAAATGATTCCTCTACACTAATAAAGCAAGTGTAAACGTAATATACAGGGCCTTTGGAAAGTTtagacccctttttccacattttgttacagccttattctaaaatgtattaaattaataaaaatcctcagcaagctacacacaataccccataatgacaaagtgaaaaaaggttTTTTGAAATGTTACATAAGTtttaagaccctttgctatgagacatgaaattgagctcaggtgcatcctttcgcattgatcatccttgagatgtttctacaacttgactgtaGTCcacctattttttttattttttatttttatttcacctttatttaaccaggtaggctagttgagaacaagttctcatttgcaactgcgacctggccaagataaagcatacaacacagagttacacatggagtaaacaattagtcaacaaagtcaataacacagtagaaaaatggagagtctatatacattgtgtgcaaaaggcatgaggaggtaggtgaataattacaattttgcagattaacactggagtgatacattatcagatggtcatgtacaggtagagatattggtgtgcaaaagagtagaaaagtaaatcaataaaaacagtatggggatgaggtaggtaaaaatgggtgggctatttaccgatggactatgtacagctgcagcgatcggttagctgctcagatagcagatgtttgaagttggtgagggagataagtctccaacttcagcgatttttgcaattcgttccagtcacaggcagcagagaactggaacgaaaggcggccaaatgaggtgttggctttagggatgatcagtgagatacacctgctggagcgcgtgctacgggtgggtgttgccatcgtgaccagtgaactgagataaggcggagctttacctagcatggacttgtagatgacctggagccagtgggtctggcgacgaatatgtagcgagggccagccgactagagcatacaggtcgcagtggtgggtggtataaggtgctttagtgacaaaacggatggcactgtgataaactgcatccagtttgctgagtagagtgttggaagcaattttgtagatgacatcgccgaagtcgaggatcggtaggatagtcagttttactagggtaagtttggcggcgtgagtgaaggaggctttgttgcggaatagaaagccgactctagatttgattttcgattggagatgtttgatatgagtctggaaggagagtttacagtctagccagacacctaggtacttatagatgtccacatattcaaggtcggaaccatccagggtggtgatgctagtcaggcgtgcgggtgcaggcagcgaacggttgaaaagcatgcatttgattttactagcgtttaagagcagttggaggccacggaaggagtgttgtatggcattgaagctcgtttggaggttagatagcacagtgtccaaggacgggccggaagtatatagaatggtgtcgcctgcgtagaggtgaatcagggaatcgcccgcagcaagagcaacatcattgatatatacagagaaaagagtcggcccgagaattgaaccctgtggcacccccatagagactgccagaggaccggacagcatgccctccgatttgacacactgaactctgtctgcaaagtagttggtgaaccaggcaaggcagtcatcagaaaaaccgaggcgactgagtctgccgataagaatatggtgattgacagagtcgaaagccttggcaaggtcgatgaagacggctgcacagtactgtcttttatcgatggcggttatgatatcgtttagtaccttgagcgtggctgaggtgaacccgtgaccggctcggaaaccagattgcacaatCTATGGCAAATgcaatttgattggacatgatttggaaaggcacacacctgtctatataaggtctcacagttgacagtgcatgtcagagcaaaaaccaagccatgaagtcgaaggaattttccgtagagctctgagacaaggttgtgtcgaggcagagatctggggaaggggaccaacacatttctgcagcattgaaggtccccaagaacacagtggcctccatcattcttaaatgaagaagtttggaaccaccaagactcttcctatagctggtCACCTGGCCAAAGTGatcaattgggggagaagggccttggtcagtgaggtggtcaagaaccagatggtcgctctgacagagctctatagttcttctgtggagatgggagaaccttccagaaggacaaccatctctgctgcactccaccaatcaggcctttatggtagagtggcaagacagagtttaccaaaaggcacctaaagactctcagaccatgagaaagcagattctctggtctgatgaaaccaaggttgaactctggcctgaatgccaagcgtcatgtctggaggaaacctggcaccatccctacggtgaagcatgggggtggcagcatcatgctgtggggatgtttttctgtggcagggactgggagactagtcaggatcgagggaaagatgaacagaagtacagagagatccttgatgaaaacttgctccagagcgctcaggacctcagactggggtgacggttcaccttccaacaggacaacaatcctgagcacacagccaagacgacgcagcagtgacttcgggacaagtgtctgaatatccttgagtggcccaggcagagcccggacttgaacccgatctaacatttccggagagacctgaaaatagctgtgcagcaaagctccccatccaacctgacagagcttgagaggatctgcagagaagaatgggagaaactccccaaatagatgtgccaagcttgtagcgttatacccaagaagactcgaggctgtaaatgctgccaagggtactgactaaagggtctgaatacttatgtaaatgtgtcatttctgttttaaatttgtaataaatgagcaaaaaatctgtttttgctttgtcattatggggtattacgtgtagattgatgaggaaaaattcTAATTTAATAGAgtttttagaacaaggctgtaacctaacaaaatgtggataaagtcaagaggcctgaatactttccaaaggcactgtagaaTTCAATGAAGTAGCAGATTAGTTGGGTCACTCACTGAGTATTGTGGCCACAGGTATGCTGAAGTCCATcatgaagaagaaggatgggAGTAGTTCCGGTGAATCACGTAGCAGCGGCAAGAAGAGCTTGCAGTTTGTTGGCATTCTCAACGGGGGGTAAGTGGTGCTTTGTCATCAATGAATGAGCAAAAATCTGCACATATTACCATCACACTGATAATACACAGGGCATATTAGAAGAGAAGGATGACCAATGTTAAAGGTAACTAACTAGACATGTACTTCTGTTCAGGTATGAGTCGACATCtagtgaggaggaggaagaggggagttcCTCGGGTGGCAGTGAAGTGGATGATTGCTCGGACAGTAGTGATGGCGAAGATGGAGAGGCAGCTCTGGAGGAGACCTCTGATGAAGAGAGGAACATTAATATGGATGACACCGATAGTGATGATATGGCCTTAGAAGCAGGGACTGGAGCCACTGAGGACAGTCCAGATGCAGTGAAAGAGAAGTATGCTTGATTACAACTACAGCTCATAGAACTGTCATTGTTGGCGGATAACAATTTTAAAGGGATAGTCAACAGAATTTTCTGAATTTGTTGAAAGTTTGCTTCCCTTGAAAGAAGTCTGTTGGTAGTAAAATTTGAATCTTCTATTTTGGTTTGTAGCCTTTAGGTGCCCTGAATTCAATTACCGCAGCCAAAGTTATTTCGCA
This window encodes:
- the LOC139409085 gene encoding KN motif and ankyrin repeat domain-containing protein 3-like — encoded protein: MTQSVQVNPKLPDLGAPFLFSSQEEADQQGSYSVQTPYGFQLDLDFLKYVEEIESGHHVRRAPVNSRRSSRGVKVSQRSPNVGGRASGWTSTESLSSPTSEDGRAPPPPPPRNRIGSSPSEGQPLSPLSVLSLPLSAGAKVPPPPPLRNPRVERTLLETSLRLQQEQSHQHQNGTCFQLSDPPKQSHRAVTTHVTPASAAATVDDQPLHLFSAAPSPSQSSLTRPSPHSSGRSTPASSTGMATLPPSQLQTVREQMATALRQLKEMEERVKGVPVLEREVAKLRAEKDLLLLALQEKKTLAAQQQAATVVSSTTTTTVDTGTQSQESPPFSPKSPRSPKSPSKIGNLRKLTEKFEGKTGKDGARSEKVVEKRSVAVGDDMLLDAGVFYYSQGAKDASEGTPQVDVCEKGVATEAPAFREEWVQAGVETEEASVWVMESQLGLSSEVQREIDTLQDTIKFQQESILALEGRVGQADEDLAVLKAQEDERKSKATSEKAVLAKPDSAHAQVGTEASTTSTPASQHVAVSCCPEVVDACVGEDLRAVHYDQSTQTDSVESPAEEESTPVALVSTGSQWENLYEDETIEQKAPVTVLKKRQMTIAEYKVTPEETVRLDEGKGGKEEETVPRTHTTPTMVESMLKSIMKKKDGSSSGESRSSGKKSLQFVGILNGGYESTSSEEEEEGSSSGGSEVDDCSDSSDGEDGEAALEETSDEERNINMDDTDSDDMALEAGTGATEDSPDAVKEKFELSAKMHEASLILKNHLNDDVKTLKSKEVLSSIHTVQLEWFRISSAKMAQPPRVSDYLMAFTEVSSALLAHVINMTDGNGNTALHYSVSHSNFTVVGLLLDTGMCCVDKQNKAGYTAIMLAALSSVKEEDDMVVVRKLFSQGNVNAKASQAGQTALMLAVSHGRQEMVRALLDCGAEVNVKDDEGSTALMCASEHGRAEIVSLLLDQPGCDISIVDNDGSNALSIALEASHNDTAVLLYAHMNYTKAQAAGTNKSRSPNSPQKTWPAAE